The following are encoded together in the Bacteroidales bacterium MB20-C3-3 genome:
- the gmk gene encoding guanylate kinase, whose translation MNNSKNSVTKNVLIVSAPSGGGKSTIVGHLLKTFNCFDFSVSATSRAPRGAEVHGKEYFFLSEAEFKSMVSAGEFVEHEEVYPGLFYGTLKSEVERIWGNGKIILFDIDVMGGMNLKKLYGDKALSLFIAPPSLETLRERLVKRGTDTPEAIEKRVAKAEKEMLYSGNFDKILINDDLQTALNEVELIIRENF comes from the coding sequence ATGAATAATTCTAAAAATTCAGTTACTAAAAATGTTCTAATTGTATCTGCCCCGTCAGGTGGAGGCAAAAGCACCATAGTGGGGCATCTGTTGAAAACCTTTAACTGCTTTGACTTCTCGGTATCGGCAACATCAAGGGCTCCCAGAGGGGCGGAGGTTCATGGAAAGGAGTACTTCTTCCTCTCTGAGGCCGAGTTTAAAAGCATGGTTTCTGCCGGAGAATTTGTTGAGCACGAAGAGGTATATCCCGGATTATTCTATGGAACCCTCAAAAGCGAAGTTGAACGAATCTGGGGCAATGGAAAGATTATCCTCTTTGACATAGATGTTATGGGAGGAATGAATCTTAAAAAGCTTTACGGCGACAAAGCTCTCTCACTTTTTATTGCCCCTCCATCCCTGGAGACCCTTCGCGAAAGACTTGTAAAGCGCGGCACCGATACGCCGGAAGCAATTGAAAAAAGAGTAGCCAAGGCTGAGAAAGAGATGCTATACTCAGGTAATTTTGACAAAATCCTTATAAACGATGACCTGCAAACTGCACTTAATGAGGTGGAGTTAATTATAAGAGAGAACTTCTGA
- a CDS encoding DsrE/DsrF/DrsH-like family protein, with translation MQEQLDKLKKRVDKLENARKDQLSMAVVSGDLDKVMASMIIGIAAAAMDTKVKMFFSFWALSALRDEKKSAKGKNFISKMFGIMLPKGKNALKLSNMNMLGMGPVMIKHLMKKNNVLSLDEMFKTAGELGIEIIVCEMSMGLMGFKKEEFIDYPHLSYAGAATFVADAGESAAQLFI, from the coding sequence ATGCAAGAACAACTGGATAAGCTGAAAAAGAGGGTGGACAAACTGGAGAATGCCAGAAAAGACCAGCTCTCTATGGCTGTGGTATCGGGCGACCTGGATAAGGTGATGGCCTCGATGATTATTGGTATTGCTGCAGCAGCGATGGACACAAAGGTAAAGATGTTCTTCTCCTTCTGGGCGCTAAGTGCACTCAGAGATGAGAAAAAGAGCGCCAAGGGAAAGAACTTTATCTCAAAAATGTTTGGGATAATGCTTCCAAAGGGCAAAAATGCTCTTAAACTTTCAAACATGAATATGCTTGGTATGGGCCCGGTTATGATCAAGCACCTTATGAAGAAAAACAATGTTCTCTCACTTGACGAGATGTTCAAGACTGCTGGAGAACTTGGTATTGAGATTATCGTATGCGAGATGTCAATGGGTCTGATGGGCTTCAAAAAAGAGGAGTTCATTGATTACCCTCACCTTTCGTATGCAGGGGCAGCAACATTTGTGGCTGATGCCGGCGAAAGCGCTGCGCAATTATTCATTTAG
- a CDS encoding helix-turn-helix domain-containing protein yields the protein MATEKSMTVKILRETHKVSDEVKDNLKQFNKDKKSILEALKEGEQTIAQLSKATGMDRAKTLYITMSLAKFGFVATGKVDDMDEYFTYKLKTK from the coding sequence ATGGCTACAGAAAAAAGTATGACAGTAAAAATCCTTCGTGAAACGCACAAGGTGTCAGACGAGGTAAAGGATAATCTCAAACAGTTCAACAAAGATAAAAAGAGCATCCTTGAGGCCCTTAAAGAGGGCGAGCAGACCATTGCACAACTGAGCAAAGCAACCGGAATGGACAGGGCAAAGACACTCTACATAACAATGTCACTGGCTAAGTTTGGTTTTGTTGCAACAGGTAAAGTGGACGACATGGATGAGTACTTCACCTATAAACTGAAAACAAAATGA
- a CDS encoding 4Fe-4S dicluster domain-containing protein — MSRLDTKFGKKLKKYGATEFNRCYNCGTCTAVCSLTNSEDSFPRSMVRLSAAGDQKGIESSLKPWLCYYCGECSTSCPQTANPGELMMSLRRWLTGRYDWTGLSGLFYRSSLVTIIAMVLVFAGVIGYAAYESFDMERIMHTAHYFEMFAIMGVFAVILLPNIIRMWYLTVIKPGYKLPVKVYASSMSELFIHMFTQKRALGCDDNQARWFAHLILVIGYLTLLFTTVFLDWFSTESMFVVILGYVVSAIVFAVTFIFVLGRIKQKQEVAKHSRPSDWFFVIWLFLMGITAFAVRLFIDLDLLAGNLWLFLFHFTILAQWALIIVPFGKWTHFLYRSFAMYFDKLQKSK, encoded by the coding sequence ATGAGCAGGTTAGATACAAAATTTGGTAAAAAACTAAAAAAATACGGAGCTACAGAGTTCAACCGCTGCTACAACTGCGGAACCTGTACCGCTGTCTGCTCGCTTACAAACAGTGAGGACTCGTTCCCGCGTTCAATGGTGAGACTCAGCGCTGCAGGAGACCAGAAAGGGATTGAAAGTTCACTTAAACCATGGCTGTGCTACTATTGCGGCGAATGCTCAACAAGCTGCCCGCAAACAGCAAACCCTGGCGAGCTGATGATGTCCCTCAGAAGGTGGCTCACAGGCCGTTATGACTGGACCGGGTTGTCCGGACTATTCTACAGATCATCGCTGGTTACGATTATTGCGATGGTTCTGGTATTTGCAGGAGTGATTGGATATGCAGCTTATGAATCTTTTGACATGGAGCGCATTATGCACACAGCCCACTACTTTGAGATGTTTGCAATTATGGGAGTCTTTGCAGTTATCCTCCTTCCGAACATCATCAGAATGTGGTATCTGACAGTGATAAAGCCGGGCTACAAACTCCCGGTGAAGGTTTACGCCTCATCCATGAGCGAGCTCTTTATCCACATGTTCACACAAAAGAGGGCTTTAGGTTGCGACGACAACCAGGCAAGATGGTTCGCCCACCTTATCCTTGTGATCGGCTACCTGACACTCCTATTCACAACCGTATTCCTTGACTGGTTCTCAACAGAGAGTATGTTCGTAGTTATACTGGGATATGTGGTAAGTGCAATTGTATTTGCAGTGACATTCATATTTGTGCTGGGCCGAATCAAACAGAAGCAGGAGGTTGCAAAACACTCCCGGCCATCTGACTGGTTCTTCGTTATCTGGCTCTTCCTTATGGGAATCACAGCATTTGCAGTAAGACTCTTCATAGACCTTGACCTCCTGGCCGGGAACCTCTGGCTCTTCCTCTTCCACTTCACCATCCTGGCGCAGTGGGCACTAATCATAGTACCATTCGGTAAATGGACCCACTTCCTTTACAGGTCATTTGCGATGTACTTTGACAAGTTGCAGAAGAGCAAGTAA
- a CDS encoding class II fructose-bisphosphate aldolase: MISYKELGLVNSKELFAKAVKGGYAIPAFNFNNMEQMQAIISACVETKSPVILQVSSGARKYANQTLLRYMAQGAVEYAKELGQNIPIVLHLDHGDSFELCKSCIDMGFSSVMIDGSHHSFEKNIELTKQVVEYAHAHGVTVEGELGVLAGVEDEVSAEHHTYTQPEEVEEFVKRTGVDSLAISIGTSHGAFKFKPGQKPEIRLDILKEIEQRIPGFPIVLHGASSVPQDVVADINKFGGKLEDSIGIPEEQLRMAAASAVCKINIDSDGRLAMTAAIRKVFAQSPAEFDPRKYLGPARDALKELYKHKILNVLGSNDKM; encoded by the coding sequence ATGATTTCATACAAAGAACTAGGCCTGGTAAACTCAAAAGAGCTTTTTGCCAAGGCAGTAAAGGGCGGATACGCTATTCCGGCTTTCAATTTTAACAACATGGAGCAGATGCAGGCAATTATCTCTGCCTGTGTTGAGACAAAATCGCCTGTTATTCTTCAGGTTTCAAGCGGTGCACGCAAATATGCAAATCAAACTTTGCTCAGATATATGGCTCAGGGTGCTGTAGAGTACGCAAAAGAGCTTGGACAAAATATTCCTATAGTTCTTCACCTTGACCACGGTGACAGCTTTGAGCTTTGCAAATCTTGTATTGATATGGGATTCTCATCAGTAATGATTGACGGATCTCACCACTCATTCGAAAAGAACATCGAGCTAACAAAGCAGGTTGTGGAGTACGCACATGCTCATGGTGTTACCGTTGAGGGGGAACTTGGAGTACTTGCCGGTGTGGAAGATGAAGTTTCTGCCGAACACCACACATATACTCAACCTGAAGAGGTAGAGGAGTTTGTAAAGAGAACAGGTGTTGATTCACTGGCAATCTCAATAGGTACTTCACATGGTGCTTTCAAATTCAAACCAGGACAAAAACCTGAAATCCGTCTTGACATTCTGAAAGAGATTGAGCAGAGAATTCCCGGATTCCCTATCGTTCTTCACGGAGCATCAAGCGTTCCTCAGGATGTGGTTGCGGACATCAATAAATTTGGAGGCAAGCTGGAAGATTCTATCGGTATTCCTGAAGAGCAGCTAAGGATGGCAGCCGCTAGTGCAGTTTGCAAAATCAACATCGATTCAGATGGCCGTCTAGCAATGACAGCAGCAATCCGTAAAGTATTCGCTCAAAGCCCTGCCGAATTCGACCCGCGCAAATACCTCGGCCCGGCCCGCGACGCACTTAAAGAGCTCTACAAGCACAAGATTCTTAATGTGTTAGGCTCAAACGACAAAATGTAA
- a CDS encoding deoxyribodipyrimidine photo-lyase, whose protein sequence is MNNEKVALVWLRRDLRASDNKALEAAVASGLSVVPVFVFDPGILELLPNSEDRRVEFIIRSLRRVESELGPILCFYCKPKDAFKWILDGGLQAGIMDGIDYLPGALFFNEDYETFALKRDSEVEEILRQRGVQVFKFTDQVIFSPDDSRIRKPDGSPYTIYTPYSKRWRVAYEGRESASGNGSRNVSKRVSGEISGRGTSEAQLLLDSPTLKLFGSTPTPEQIGFKTIQNLGFEDNPEQLLLKIKETIPSYHKTRDIPALDTGTTKIGIHLRFGTISIREAVAIGAKLNDTWLGELIWREFFMHIIKHFPYSEEAPFKKQYNFIPWRDDQQEIEAWMRGETGYPLVDAGMRELNETGHMHNRVRMVVASFLTKHLLTDWRIGESYFAAKLNDYELSSNVGNWQWAAGTGCDAAPYFRIFNPSEQARKFDPQGSYIRRWVPEAMGTDGSAYISPIVEHKFARERALAAYLSSRQ, encoded by the coding sequence ATGAATAACGAAAAAGTTGCGCTGGTTTGGCTGAGGAGGGATCTTAGGGCAAGTGACAATAAGGCGCTGGAGGCGGCTGTGGCGAGCGGATTGAGCGTAGTTCCGGTTTTTGTGTTTGACCCTGGAATCCTTGAGTTGTTGCCGAACAGTGAGGATAGGCGGGTTGAATTTATTATCCGGAGTTTGAGAAGGGTTGAGAGTGAGTTGGGGCCGATTCTCTGTTTTTATTGTAAACCCAAAGATGCATTTAAGTGGATACTTGATGGAGGCTTGCAGGCGGGTATTATGGATGGCATTGATTATTTGCCCGGGGCACTCTTCTTTAATGAGGATTACGAAACATTTGCTTTAAAGCGTGATAGTGAGGTTGAAGAGATTTTAAGACAGAGAGGTGTTCAAGTTTTTAAATTTACAGACCAGGTGATCTTCTCTCCTGACGATTCCAGAATCAGAAAACCGGACGGGAGTCCCTATACGATTTATACACCGTATTCTAAGAGGTGGCGGGTGGCGTATGAGGGTAGAGAAAGCGCAAGCGGAAACGGAAGTAGAAATGTGAGCAAAAGAGTGAGCGGGGAGATAAGTGGAAGAGGAACTTCAGAAGCCCAACTCTTGCTCGACTCCCCCACCCTTAAACTATTCGGTTCAACCCCCACTCCTGAACAAATCGGCTTTAAAACCATACAAAACCTTGGATTTGAAGATAATCCGGAACAGTTACTTCTGAAAATAAAAGAGACAATTCCCAGCTACCACAAAACCAGAGACATACCCGCATTAGATACCGGAACAACAAAAATCGGGATACACCTGAGATTCGGCACAATAAGCATAAGGGAGGCGGTGGCAATTGGGGCAAAATTAAACGACACATGGCTTGGTGAGCTTATATGGAGAGAATTTTTTATGCATATTATCAAGCACTTTCCATATTCTGAAGAGGCCCCTTTCAAAAAGCAGTACAATTTTATCCCCTGGAGAGACGACCAGCAGGAGATTGAGGCCTGGATGCGTGGAGAGACCGGCTATCCGCTTGTGGATGCAGGTATGCGTGAGCTAAACGAGACAGGGCATATGCATAATCGGGTTAGAATGGTGGTGGCCAGCTTCCTGACAAAACACCTGCTGACAGACTGGCGGATTGGCGAGAGCTATTTTGCCGCAAAACTCAATGACTACGAACTATCATCAAATGTTGGGAACTGGCAGTGGGCAGCCGGAACAGGCTGTGATGCAGCACCATATTTCAGAATTTTCAACCCATCAGAACAGGCCAGAAAATTTGACCCGCAAGGCAGCTATATCCGCCGCTGGGTTCCGGAGGCTATGGGCACAGATGGATCGGCCTATATTTCACCAATTGTTGAACACAAATTTGCCCGGGAGCGGGCACTTGCCGCTTATTTATCGAGCAGACAATAA
- a CDS encoding FAD-dependent oxidoreductase — translation MKKKLGVYICACGGNISDYVDIEKVREAVKDEDCLVLAKTTMFACGDTNQKDMEQDIKENDLSGIVVASCSPKLHLTTFRGVSERAGLNKYNYVHANIREQGSWAHSDNKVGATEKAINLVKAAIAKARLAESLEPIIIESKRSVAVIGAGVAGMKAAISLARMKDEVYLIEREARVGGHLSALERISPEGTDGRELLARLEKEIAAEPNITLLTNAEVTSTGGNIGDFKVDVTIKGSQGEVVKQFVAGSILVATGFNSYTPAEGEFGYGNIKNVITLPDFKKLISEGGKADADGTMHLYYNNREVQSIAYIYCVGSRQVKGENKYCSRYCCTAAIQSSLDVREKFPHVDNFHFTRGVRTYGKQELIYKESNDKGDVYIQFPDKKPPVVTEENGKVLVKAIDILSDKSESEVAADLLVLVTGMVPDSDTALGNLLKLPKGRDKFFNEIHPKLRPVETVIDGITIAGTCQGPKNVAESVNSALSAAAKSHSFVSLGELELEPIVAYVDNETCNWCTACSDVCPFSAVSMIDHNGKSVAAINKSNCKGCGMCLPVCPSDSIELISFTNKEMESMIDVLAQ, via the coding sequence ATGAAAAAGAAATTAGGAGTATACATATGCGCGTGCGGAGGTAACATCTCTGACTATGTAGACATTGAGAAGGTGAGGGAGGCTGTTAAGGACGAGGATTGTCTGGTACTGGCCAAGACCACCATGTTTGCCTGCGGTGATACCAATCAGAAGGATATGGAGCAGGACATCAAAGAGAACGACCTAAGCGGAATAGTTGTGGCAAGCTGTTCACCAAAACTACACCTTACAACCTTCAGAGGCGTTAGTGAAAGAGCAGGTTTGAACAAATACAACTATGTCCATGCAAATATAAGGGAGCAGGGCTCATGGGCCCATTCAGACAACAAAGTGGGAGCTACCGAGAAGGCTATCAACCTTGTTAAGGCAGCAATTGCAAAGGCCCGTCTGGCCGAATCCCTTGAACCAATTATAATTGAGTCAAAGAGATCTGTTGCCGTAATTGGAGCAGGCGTTGCCGGAATGAAGGCTGCAATATCTCTGGCAAGAATGAAAGACGAGGTATATCTTATCGAAAGAGAGGCAAGAGTAGGCGGACACCTATCGGCCTTAGAGAGGATAAGCCCAGAGGGGACCGATGGCAGGGAGCTGCTGGCAAGACTTGAGAAAGAGATTGCAGCAGAGCCAAATATCACCCTCCTTACAAATGCCGAGGTTACCTCTACTGGCGGAAACATCGGAGATTTTAAGGTGGATGTGACCATTAAAGGATCCCAGGGCGAGGTGGTAAAGCAGTTTGTGGCGGGTTCAATCCTTGTTGCAACAGGCTTCAACTCATACACCCCTGCAGAAGGCGAATTCGGCTACGGCAATATTAAAAATGTCATTACCCTGCCGGATTTTAAAAAGTTGATTTCTGAGGGTGGTAAAGCCGATGCAGACGGAACAATGCACCTCTATTACAACAACAGAGAGGTTCAGTCAATTGCATACATATACTGCGTAGGAAGCAGACAAGTTAAGGGTGAGAATAAATACTGCTCACGCTACTGCTGTACTGCCGCTATACAGTCATCCCTTGATGTAAGAGAGAAGTTCCCTCATGTGGACAACTTCCACTTTACAAGAGGTGTGAGAACCTACGGAAAACAGGAGCTTATATACAAAGAGTCAAACGATAAGGGCGATGTCTATATCCAGTTCCCTGACAAAAAGCCGCCAGTGGTTACAGAGGAGAACGGAAAGGTACTTGTTAAGGCAATTGATATTCTCTCTGACAAGAGCGAATCCGAGGTTGCTGCAGATCTTCTGGTTCTTGTAACCGGAATGGTTCCTGATTCAGATACTGCTCTTGGAAACCTTCTGAAACTACCTAAAGGTCGCGACAAGTTCTTTAACGAGATACACCCTAAACTCAGACCGGTAGAGACCGTAATCGACGGAATCACAATAGCAGGAACCTGCCAGGGACCTAAAAATGTGGCCGAGTCGGTGAATTCGGCACTATCCGCAGCCGCAAAATCCCACTCATTCGTGAGTCTGGGAGAACTGGAGCTTGAGCCGATAGTGGCCTATGTTGACAACGAAACCTGCAACTGGTGTACAGCCTGTTCGGATGTATGTCCTTTTAGCGCGGTGAGTATGATTGACCACAACGGCAAATCTGTGGCGGCAATAAACAAGAGCAACTGTAAAGGTTGCGGAATGTGCCTGCCGGTTTGTCCAAGTGACTCAATAGAGCTGATCTCTTTCACAAACAAAGAGATGGAGAGTATGATAGATGTTTTGGCACAATAA
- a CDS encoding creatininase family protein, whose translation MKTHILQETNWESVKNSLYNVAILPWGATEAHNLHLAYGTDTILAERIAADAAEIANLSGAGAIVLPSIAYGVNSGQMEIPLCMHMNPTTQLSILRDILYVLDTHEIRRFVIINGHGGNAFQPLIRELSLEFPDIVMSYVNWWTVAKADKYFVEPGDHAGELETSAMMYTNPNLVAPLDEAGTGAETKFKIEGLREKWAWTPRRWIYISEDTGVGNPKKATKEKGELFVKQCTEKIAKFILEFSQIENEEDLYE comes from the coding sequence ATGAAAACTCATATCCTTCAGGAAACCAACTGGGAGAGCGTCAAAAATTCTCTTTACAATGTGGCAATTCTCCCATGGGGAGCCACTGAAGCGCATAACCTCCACCTGGCATACGGTACAGACACAATTCTGGCAGAAAGAATCGCGGCAGATGCTGCAGAAATTGCAAATCTCAGCGGTGCCGGAGCAATAGTTTTGCCATCCATAGCATATGGAGTAAACAGCGGACAGATGGAGATACCGCTCTGTATGCATATGAACCCTACGACTCAGCTTTCCATTCTCAGAGATATCCTGTATGTTTTGGACACGCACGAAATCAGAAGATTTGTCATAATAAACGGACACGGAGGAAACGCTTTCCAGCCATTAATCAGAGAGTTATCTTTAGAATTTCCTGACATAGTAATGTCATATGTTAATTGGTGGACAGTTGCAAAGGCCGATAAGTACTTTGTAGAGCCGGGCGACCATGCAGGTGAACTGGAGACATCGGCAATGATGTACACCAATCCTAACCTTGTAGCTCCGCTTGACGAAGCAGGGACAGGGGCCGAGACAAAGTTTAAAATTGAGGGGCTTCGTGAAAAGTGGGCATGGACTCCAAGAAGGTGGATCTACATCTCTGAAGATACAGGTGTGGGTAATCCAAAAAAAGCGACAAAAGAGAAGGGAGAACTCTTTGTAAAACAGTGCACAGAGAAAATAGCAAAATTTATTCTGGAATTTTCACAGATAGAAAATGAGGAGGATCTCTATGAATAA
- a CDS encoding FAD-dependent oxidoreductase, producing the protein MQTERIKLTYDALVIGGGIAGGEAALNLANNGYKVLVVEKSLSVGGKMIMLSKVFPTLDCSACITTPKVSEISRHPNIKIFTESDIESIEKLGEQNFVAKVTRRPRYVVEEDCTACQLCEEACPVIVKDQFQYGLVGRKAAYIPFSICSPKVAAIDIDNCTLCGACEKVCPPGCIDFTMKPKHYEVSVKTAIVATGFELFDPSTVKRYSYQEGKNVITSMQMERLLAPTRPFHTILRPSDGKVPDKIAYVLCAGSRDDSMGNPICSQICCMYSIKQAQLLMGALPMADITIYYIDIRAFGKGYDEFYEQAVAMGVRLVKGKIGKISEKENGNLVLRYEDVSTGKLKEAEHDFVVLSVGAKPNEEPQSLFKTQKLELDNLKYVKQSDPLLSPAKTTIEGVFVAGAATGPKDIPDSILSAGCASTEAISYLNS; encoded by the coding sequence ATGCAGACAGAACGAATTAAACTTACCTATGACGCACTTGTCATAGGCGGAGGAATTGCAGGAGGTGAAGCTGCCCTGAACCTTGCCAACAACGGCTATAAGGTATTGGTGGTGGAGAAGAGCCTCTCCGTAGGGGGAAAGATGATTATGCTCAGCAAGGTATTCCCAACCCTGGACTGCTCGGCCTGCATAACCACACCCAAAGTGTCTGAAATTTCCAGACACCCGAACATTAAGATATTTACTGAAAGCGATATAGAGTCAATCGAAAAACTTGGAGAGCAAAACTTTGTAGCAAAGGTAACAAGAAGACCGCGTTATGTTGTTGAAGAGGATTGCACAGCTTGCCAGCTTTGCGAAGAGGCCTGCCCGGTTATTGTAAAGGACCAGTTCCAGTACGGACTCGTGGGTCGTAAGGCTGCCTATATACCATTCAGCATCTGCAGCCCAAAGGTTGCAGCAATAGATATTGACAACTGTACACTTTGCGGCGCCTGCGAAAAGGTGTGCCCTCCGGGTTGCATTGACTTCACAATGAAACCTAAACACTATGAGGTAAGCGTAAAGACAGCCATAGTTGCAACAGGCTTTGAATTATTTGACCCTTCAACCGTAAAAAGATACAGCTACCAGGAGGGAAAGAATGTTATCACATCAATGCAGATGGAGAGACTTCTTGCACCCACAAGGCCATTCCATACAATATTAAGGCCGAGCGACGGTAAGGTTCCGGACAAAATCGCCTATGTACTCTGCGCCGGATCAAGAGACGACTCAATGGGGAACCCAATCTGCTCTCAGATATGCTGTATGTACTCCATAAAGCAGGCACAACTTCTTATGGGTGCATTGCCGATGGCAGACATCACTATCTACTACATAGACATCCGCGCATTCGGCAAAGGATACGATGAGTTCTACGAGCAGGCGGTTGCTATGGGTGTAAGGCTGGTAAAGGGAAAAATCGGCAAAATATCGGAAAAGGAGAACGGTAATCTTGTACTCAGATACGAAGATGTATCAACAGGTAAGCTAAAAGAGGCGGAGCACGATTTTGTGGTTCTTTCAGTAGGTGCAAAACCAAACGAGGAGCCTCAGTCACTATTCAAGACCCAGAAGCTGGAACTTGATAACCTTAAATATGTTAAACAGAGTGACCCTCTGCTAAGCCCTGCAAAAACCACCATTGAGGGGGTATTTGTTGCAGGAGCAGCCACCGGACCAAAAGATATCCCGGACTCCATCCTCTCTGCAGGATGCGCATCCACCGAGGCAATCAGTTACCTAAACAGTTAA
- a CDS encoding sulfurtransferase TusA family protein, translating to MMTQEELKALNVDKSVDARGTACPGPLLEAKKAIGTIEEGEIMEILSADEGTKVDIPKWCSKQGHDYLGTVEENGYFKIYMRKNEI from the coding sequence ATGATGACACAAGAGGAACTAAAAGCACTAAACGTAGATAAGAGTGTTGACGCAAGAGGAACAGCATGTCCCGGACCACTGCTCGAGGCAAAAAAAGCCATTGGAACAATAGAGGAGGGCGAAATTATGGAGATTCTCTCTGCCGACGAAGGAACAAAGGTAGATATACCTAAATGGTGTTCAAAACAGGGACACGACTACCTGGGAACCGTTGAGGAGAATGGTTACTTCAAAATTTACATGCGTAAGAACGAAATCTAA
- a CDS encoding hydrogenase iron-sulfur subunit, whose amino-acid sequence MSKRNAKILVFSTEKISDPAIDMAGLLKLHYPPEVFTIPVRCSSGIKPRWILRAFEKGFDGVFIAADGSDCSYGESCTEKTGHLVERVHEMMKAQNIEPSRLRMAAICSVCSESFVKQVKSFNEILLKQEIQ is encoded by the coding sequence ATGAGCAAAAGGAATGCAAAAATCCTGGTCTTCTCAACAGAAAAAATATCCGACCCCGCCATTGACATGGCGGGTCTTCTCAAATTACACTATCCGCCGGAGGTATTCACAATTCCGGTAAGGTGTTCAAGCGGAATTAAGCCGAGATGGATTCTTCGCGCCTTTGAAAAGGGGTTTGACGGAGTATTCATTGCTGCAGACGGAAGCGACTGCTCATATGGCGAGAGCTGCACAGAGAAGACGGGTCATCTTGTAGAGAGGGTCCACGAAATGATGAAGGCCCAGAATATTGAGCCATCACGCCTGAGAATGGCTGCCATCTGTTCGGTGTGCAGCGAATCATTCGTTAAGCAGGTTAAGAGCTTTAACGAAATATTATTAAAACAGGAAATCCAGTAA